The genome window ATTGCAGCCTCTCTATCACGGCGCCATCGCGGAAGACCGCCCCCTCCCCCGGCTAAACGGCGGTGAGGCGGGAATAACCCGAAAGGTAGCCGCGCTGTTCTTCCCCTCGATGCACCGTTTTGGTGGTTGCGGCCTCCCTCCCTCTTCAGTAACCTTTGGAAAGGAGGATGCGCATGGGCGACGTGGAGCGATGCAAACTTTGCGGGCTGCCCCGCCCCCTCAACCGCAAGCTGGTGTGGACGAGGAACGGCGGGCTGTATTTGCGCAACCGCCGCTCCGAAAGGCTCGTCTTCCTTTCGGAGGAGGAAATCGACGCCGTGATGCGGGAGGGAGTGCGCCTGCGCGGCGAGGAGGTGCTGGATACCCTGTGCGAGGTGCGCCGCGGCTTCACCCGCGAGAGGGTGGCGTCGCAGATGGGAAGGGTGCGGGGGTTTTTCATGCGCCACCGGCCGCTGGCGAGGCGCGTCATCGCAGACGCCTTCAGGGAAGCCGCTTACTACGGTTGTGGGAACGTCGAGGTTTCCCGGCTCAAGCCGGGGAAAGAGATAACCGTCACCGCGCGCCGCCCCTATCATCCCCACCTGCTCGCCGGCGATATATGGGGCTTCTGGGAGGGTTTTTTCGGGGTAGAGGCCCTGTTCTCGCTGGAAAAGGTCTCGGAGACGGAATGGTCGATCACGGTGAGGACGGTGGGGAAGAGGAAGACGGGGCCGGGGGGAGAACCCCTACCGCGCCGGCCCGAGCGGGATTATGACCTCGACGTGTGCGAAAAGTGCCGCCTCCCCTCCTTCACCTACGAGCTGCGCTGGGATCCCGACCTGGGCACCATCTACCACCCGGGCACCCACCGCCACCTGGTCATCACCTCCGTGGAGGGATGGGAACGCGTTATAGGCGAGATAAACGGCTCGCGCGCCGGGGAGCTGCCGCCGGGCATGAGGGAGGCCCTGGAAGCGTCAGCGGCACGCGAGTACGCCTCCCAGGGCGGCGGCAATTACAAGACCGCTTACCGCAATTTCTTTCTCGGGCTTCCCCTGCTGGGTTGGGGAAAGCCGAGAAGGGTCATGCGCAAGCCCTTCCTCATGGAGGCGCAGATCGAGGACGTGCCCTTTCCGCAGCTCCTGGCATGCAGGATAGCGGGGGTTTTCCGGGCCCTGGAGAAAGAGGCGGCGGAGATAGACTGTTCGCGCGAGGGGGACAACGCGTGGAGGTATGCCGTGGGCCCGCGGCTGGAGGGGAGCTTCCTGGCGCCGTCCTCGCTTTTCCGTGGCGACATGTTGCGCTCCCACCCCGGGATCTTCCTCCCCTTCTGACAAGCGCATCCACCGGAAACCACTCCTCCTGGGACCGTGCTTACCGGCCACCGCCGGAGCGCGGCTGGGCCAGGCGAGCGAGATCGAAAGCGCCCTCGGGTCATGGTATGCGAGGCGGCAGACCCTCACACGGGTGGAGCCCTTGCATGAAAGGAAGCGGCCATGGCGAGGCCGCGGCGTCGAGCGATGCCGTTACCCTGAGGCCCCGGGCGGGATGAAGGACGGAACCGCTCCCAGCCGGAGGGAAAAGGGGCCAGGCCGCGTCCATGCCTGACCCGGGGGCATTTCTCAGACGGGGGGTTTGTCGGGCTTCACGCTGTCCTTGTCCTTGAGCACCAACCCTCTCTCGATGGCCCAGAGCACCGCGTTGGTGCGGTCCGCAACCCCGATCTTGCGGAAGATGTTGCGGATGTGGACCTTCACGGTGTGCTCGCTGATGAAGAGGATATCGGCGATCTGCCGGTTGTTGTATCCCCGCGCCATGAGCTTGATCACGTCCACCTCGCGCTGGGAGAGGTTCTCGAAACCCTCTTCCTTCCTGCGCTTCTTCGCCGCGGGCTCGGATATCTCCTCGAGCAGTTTCCTGGCCACCGAGGTGGAGATGAGGGACTCGCCCCTGGCCGCCGCCCGCACCGCCTTCACCAGCTCGTCCTTGGCGGCGTCCTTGATTACATACCCGATGGCCCCCGCTTTTATGGCCTGCTTGGCGAACTGTTCGTCGTCGAAGACGGTGAGGGTGATGGCCTCGATCTGCGGGTAGTCCGATTTGAGGCGCCGGATGAGCTCGATGCCGTTCATCCCGGGGAGCTGGATATCCACGATGATGACGTCCGGGGGAAACCTCCCAATTTTTTCCATGGCCTCCTCGGCGCTCCGCGCCACGCTGACTATCTTTATCCCTCCCTGCTTCTCCAGGATGCGGATGAGCCCCTCCAGGACCACCTCGTGGTCGTCGACCAGCATGACGTTGATGGAATCTCCCCGCGCGCCCACTCTCAACCACCGCCCTCGGCGACCATGGGGATCCTGACCGTCAACTTCGTCCCCCTCCCGGGGGCGGATGCGATGGTCAGCTCTCCGCCCAGCAGCTCCGCCCTCTCCCGGATGGCCATGAGGCCGAGGTGCTTTCCGCTCTCCTGCTCGGCGGCCAGGGTATCGGGGTCGAAGCCCACGCCATCGTCCTCCACGGTGAGGATGAAATCCCCGCCGCGCGTCTCCGTCCTTATGCTCACCGACTCGGCGTTGGAGTGCTTGCGCACGTTGGTCAGTTCCTCCTGCAGTATGCG of Actinomycetota bacterium contains these proteins:
- a CDS encoding response regulator transcription factor — its product is MRVGARGDSINVMLVDDHEVVLEGLIRILEKQGGIKIVSVARSAEEAMEKIGRFPPDVIIVDIQLPGMNGIELIRRLKSDYPQIEAITLTVFDDEQFAKQAIKAGAIGYVIKDAAKDELVKAVRAAARGESLISTSVARKLLEEISEPAAKKRRKEEGFENLSQREVDVIKLMARGYNNRQIADILFISEHTVKVHIRNIFRKIGVADRTNAVLWAIERGLVLKDKDSVKPDKPPV